In one window of Bradyrhizobium sp. AZCC 1721 DNA:
- a CDS encoding NepR family anti-sigma factor, producing the protein MKEAKKQGGLNAEIQSRIGHQLRAMYDDVVRQGVPDRFAELIRKLDGPEAAAAQIDKQEDGRD; encoded by the coding sequence ATGAAGGAAGCAAAAAAGCAGGGCGGGCTCAATGCCGAGATTCAATCGAGGATCGGCCACCAGCTCCGTGCCATGTACGACGATGTGGTCCGACAGGGCGTGCCGGACCGCTTTGCGGAGCTGATCCGGAAGCTCGATGGGCCGGAGGCGGCGGCGGCCCAAATCGACAAACAAGAAGACGGGAGGGACTAA
- a CDS encoding urease accessory protein UreF, whose translation MLMTTSEPAPADASSGMSAEESAALYRLMTWLSPSFPVGAFSYSSGIEWAVEAGDITDAASLRDWLAAMLVDGSGFCDAVFLAQAYRAASMRDAAALRDIAELAAAFVPSRERQLETTTQGRAFIDIARAAWTRDGLDSMVAASGSAIVYPVAVGVVSATHAVPLPPAMHAFLHAVVSNWISAGARLVPLGQTDSQRILASLETEVAATAKRALAGSLDDLGSATFRADLASLRHEAQYTRLFRS comes from the coding sequence ATGCTCATGACCACAAGTGAGCCTGCGCCCGCCGACGCGAGCAGCGGAATGAGTGCGGAGGAGTCAGCGGCGCTGTACCGGCTGATGACCTGGCTGTCGCCGTCCTTCCCGGTCGGTGCATTCTCCTATTCCAGCGGCATCGAATGGGCGGTGGAGGCGGGCGATATCACCGACGCCGCATCGCTGCGCGACTGGCTGGCCGCGATGCTGGTTGACGGTTCTGGCTTCTGCGACGCCGTGTTTCTGGCGCAGGCGTATCGCGCCGCGTCCATGCGGGACGCCGCTGCGCTGCGCGACATCGCCGAGCTCGCGGCTGCTTTCGTGCCCTCGCGCGAGCGTCAGCTCGAGACGACGACGCAGGGCCGCGCCTTCATCGATATCGCGCGCGCCGCCTGGACCCGCGACGGGCTCGACAGCATGGTTGCTGCGAGCGGCAGCGCGATCGTTTATCCCGTCGCGGTTGGCGTCGTCAGCGCCACCCATGCCGTTCCGCTTCCGCCGGCAATGCATGCCTTCCTGCATGCCGTGGTGTCGAACTGGATTTCCGCCGGTGCGCGCCTCGTGCCGCTCGGGCAAACCGACAGCCAGCGCATTCTCGCGAGCCTGGAGACTGAGGTCGCGGCAACGGCGAAGCGCGCGCTCGCCGGCTCACTCGACGATCTCGGCAGCGCCACCTTCCGCGCCGACCTCGCCAGCCTCCGCCACGAGGCGCAGTATACGCGGCTGTTCCGGTCGTGA
- a CDS encoding AI-2E family transporter: MPGERQPPHEQEGTPFPESKLDLAPVIRRTEVVAICLVGLLTICIITGLYLAKAFFLPITLAFIVGTMLSPAASFLERYRIPRAVAAVLIVAAASAATAFMVGLIASPAIEWSGKLPELGALLKDKLHVFDRPLAQWQELQSMLGGPDTLTTLYLPKVDWVQPTLEFLSPTFAEFLLFIATLILFIASWRDLRRALILNFGERTWRLRALRILNEIEEHLGNYLLVVTTINAGVGIATGLICAVTGMPNPASLGALAAILNFIPIIGPVAMFAVLVVVGLVAFPTIVAGLLAPAMFAVMTFLEGHFLTPTIVGRRLALNALAVFLAVAFWTWLWGPMGAFLSSPLLIVALIVKEHLMPPASPQLPED, encoded by the coding sequence TTGCCCGGTGAACGCCAGCCTCCCCACGAGCAGGAAGGTACGCCGTTCCCCGAGAGCAAGCTCGATTTGGCGCCGGTCATCCGTCGCACGGAAGTAGTTGCGATCTGCCTCGTGGGCCTTCTGACCATCTGCATCATCACCGGCCTCTATCTTGCCAAGGCGTTCTTTCTGCCGATCACGTTGGCTTTCATCGTCGGCACCATGCTGTCGCCGGCCGCCAGCTTCCTGGAACGCTACCGCATTCCGCGCGCGGTCGCCGCGGTGCTGATCGTGGCGGCCGCCAGCGCCGCGACCGCTTTCATGGTCGGCCTGATCGCCTCGCCCGCGATCGAATGGAGCGGCAAGCTTCCGGAGTTGGGAGCGCTTTTGAAGGACAAGCTGCACGTGTTCGACCGGCCGCTCGCGCAGTGGCAGGAGCTGCAGAGCATGCTCGGCGGGCCCGATACGCTGACGACGTTGTATCTGCCCAAGGTCGACTGGGTGCAGCCGACGCTGGAATTCCTGTCGCCGACGTTTGCCGAATTCCTGCTGTTCATCGCAACGCTGATCCTGTTCATCGCGAGCTGGCGGGACCTGCGCCGGGCCCTGATCCTGAATTTCGGCGAGCGGACGTGGCGGCTGCGGGCGCTGCGGATCCTCAACGAGATCGAGGAGCATCTCGGCAACTATCTGTTGGTGGTGACCACGATCAATGCCGGCGTCGGCATCGCCACCGGGCTGATCTGTGCGGTCACGGGCATGCCCAACCCGGCCAGTCTCGGCGCACTGGCGGCGATCCTGAATTTCATTCCGATCATCGGACCGGTGGCGATGTTTGCTGTGCTGGTCGTGGTCGGCCTTGTCGCATTCCCGACCATCGTCGCCGGGCTGCTGGCGCCGGCCATGTTCGCCGTGATGACTTTCCTGGAAGGCCATTTCCTGACGCCGACGATCGTCGGCCGCCGGCTGGCGCTGAACGCGCTTGCAGTATTCCTGGCGGTGGCGTTCTGGACCTGGTTGTGGGGCCCGATGGGCGCGTTCCTGTCGTCGCCGCTTCTGATCGTCGCGCTGATCGTGAAGGAGCACCTGATGCCGCCGGCTTCGCCGCAACTGCCAGAGGACTAG
- a CDS encoding response regulator: MSRSQLVAEHLPLLRRYARALTGNQASGDAYVGAMLEALLQDASLLDERYGPRAGLFKLFTQIWNSVSLNDNPDVATLALPPERRLSNITPLPRQAFLLLSLEGFSEEEVAFILNTDIAETRQLTDTAGREMAAEIATDVLIIEDETFIAMDLESLVKNLGHNVIGVARTHADAVALAKNKKPGLILADIQLADGSSGLDAVNELLRAFEVPVVFITAYPERFLTGERPEPAFLISKPFQPAMVSAVASQALFFQRNSRNRAPRAATG; this comes from the coding sequence ATGTCCCGATCACAGCTCGTTGCTGAACATCTGCCGCTGTTGCGGCGCTATGCCCGTGCGCTCACCGGAAACCAGGCCTCGGGCGATGCTTATGTGGGCGCCATGCTGGAGGCCCTGCTGCAGGATGCCTCGCTGCTGGATGAACGGTACGGCCCGCGCGCCGGGCTGTTCAAGCTGTTCACCCAGATCTGGAATTCGGTCTCGCTCAACGACAATCCGGATGTCGCGACGTTGGCGCTGCCGCCGGAGCGGCGGCTGTCGAACATCACGCCGCTACCGCGGCAGGCGTTCCTCTTGCTGTCGCTCGAGGGCTTCTCCGAGGAAGAGGTGGCGTTCATTCTCAATACCGACATCGCCGAGACCCGGCAGTTGACGGATACTGCCGGCCGCGAGATGGCGGCGGAAATCGCCACCGACGTGCTGATCATCGAGGACGAGACCTTCATCGCGATGGATCTCGAGAGCCTGGTGAAGAACCTCGGTCACAACGTCATCGGCGTCGCCCGCACCCATGCCGACGCGGTCGCGCTCGCCAAGAACAAAAAGCCCGGCCTGATCCTCGCCGACATCCAGCTCGCCGACGGCTCGTCGGGCCTCGATGCCGTCAACGAATTGCTGCGCGCGTTCGAGGTGCCGGTGGTGTTCATCACCGCTTACCCCGAGCGCTTCCTGACCGGCGAACGCCCCGAGCCTGCGTTCCTGATCTCAAAGCCGTTCCAGCCCGCGATGGTTTCGGCGGTGGCGAGCCAGGCGCTGTTCTTCCAGCGCAACTCGCGCAATCGCGCCCCGCGCGCAGCCACCGGCTGA
- a CDS encoding sigma-70 family RNA polymerase sigma factor — MPLTDSLRDDILASVPSLRAFAISLSGNGDRADDLVQETLLRAIANIDSFQPGSNLPAWLFTILRNLFRSDYRKRRREVEDAEGNYAKTLKTQPSQNAHLEFEEFRTALDKLPQDQREALILVGASGFSYEDAAAICGCAVGTIKSRVNRARSKLSALLYVEGAEDFGPDETVRAVIGGNGG, encoded by the coding sequence ATGCCTCTCACAGACTCTCTTCGCGACGACATTTTGGCGTCGGTACCAAGCCTGCGCGCGTTTGCGATCTCACTCTCGGGTAATGGTGACCGTGCGGACGACCTGGTGCAGGAGACGTTGCTGCGCGCCATTGCCAACATTGACTCGTTCCAGCCCGGCTCGAACCTGCCGGCCTGGTTGTTCACCATCCTGCGCAACCTGTTTCGCTCGGACTATCGCAAGCGGCGGCGCGAGGTGGAGGACGCCGAGGGCAATTACGCGAAAACTTTGAAGACCCAGCCTTCGCAAAACGCGCATCTGGAGTTTGAGGAGTTTCGCACAGCACTCGACAAGCTGCCGCAGGACCAGCGCGAAGCGTTGATCCTGGTCGGCGCCTCCGGCTTCTCCTACGAGGACGCCGCCGCCATCTGCGGCTGCGCGGTCGGCACCATCAAGAGCCGCGTCAACCGCGCGCGCTCGAAACTCTCCGCGTTGCTCTATGTCGAGGGCGCCGAGGATTTCGGACCTGACGAGACCGTGCGCGCCGTGATCGGCGGCAATGGCGGCTGA
- a CDS encoding DUF2865 domain-containing protein yields the protein MRSGKWAVWGAAALACASALAPAAQAQDFFSQLFGGFARPRHQPQIQMPFPNDDGQVYAPRGEGRTRYGGGGSQAYCVRTCDGRYFPLTASDNASRGTSCNKLCPASETKVFYGSSIDDAAAENGKAYSELPNAFRYRNELVSGCTCNGKDQVGLAQVKIEDDPTLRKGDIVAGENGLLVAGRSGDRRGTELNFSPASGKVRAKYGRVPVVARD from the coding sequence ATGCGATCGGGAAAATGGGCGGTATGGGGAGCAGCCGCGCTGGCGTGCGCGTCGGCGCTGGCGCCTGCCGCCCAGGCGCAGGACTTCTTCTCGCAACTATTCGGTGGATTCGCCCGCCCGCGTCATCAGCCACAAATCCAGATGCCGTTTCCCAATGACGACGGCCAGGTGTATGCGCCGCGCGGCGAGGGGCGCACCCGTTACGGCGGTGGCGGCAGCCAGGCCTATTGCGTGCGAACCTGTGACGGGCGCTACTTCCCACTCACAGCGTCCGACAACGCAAGCCGAGGGACCTCCTGCAACAAGCTATGCCCGGCGAGCGAGACCAAGGTGTTCTATGGCAGCAGCATCGACGATGCGGCCGCCGAGAACGGAAAGGCCTATTCGGAATTGCCGAACGCGTTCCGCTATCGCAACGAACTCGTCAGCGGCTGCACCTGCAACGGCAAGGACCAGGTCGGGCTGGCGCAGGTCAAGATCGAGGACGACCCGACGCTGCGCAAGGGCGACATCGTCGCCGGCGAGAACGGGCTCCTGGTCGCGGGCCGCAGCGGCGACAGGCGCGGCACTGAGCTGAACTTCTCACCCGCCTCCGGCAAGGTCCGCGCCAAGTATGGGCGCGTGCCCGTGGTGGCGCGGGATTGA
- a CDS encoding L,D-transpeptidase — protein sequence MTQSSDRRPSSRVASAFVLVAAVLLTPSALSSAANAQTLGYASTQPNGYPADEVIASDEGATPERLRRTVVPFGTTEAPGTIVIDTGNTTLYYVLGQGRAVRYGVGVGREGFTWAGVQTISRKAEWPDWHPPAQMIARQPYLPRFMAGGPGNPLGARAMYLGTSQYRIHGTNDPSTIGKFVSSGCIRLLNEDVIDLFNRVDVGTRVVVLPKNAPVMARGGDSRTGITARPAAAHPRPVAIAPSGRQAMNLTPQLN from the coding sequence ATGACACAGTCCTCCGATCGCCGGCCTTCGTCGCGCGTGGCGAGCGCATTTGTCCTCGTCGCCGCCGTCTTGCTGACGCCCTCGGCACTCTCGAGCGCTGCGAACGCGCAGACGCTCGGCTACGCGTCCACCCAGCCGAATGGCTATCCCGCCGATGAAGTGATTGCGTCCGACGAGGGCGCGACGCCCGAACGGCTTCGCCGGACCGTCGTCCCCTTCGGTACGACGGAGGCGCCGGGCACCATCGTCATCGATACCGGCAACACCACGCTCTATTACGTGCTCGGCCAGGGCCGCGCCGTCAGGTATGGCGTCGGCGTCGGCCGCGAAGGCTTTACCTGGGCCGGAGTGCAGACCATCAGCCGCAAGGCGGAATGGCCGGACTGGCATCCGCCGGCCCAGATGATCGCGCGCCAGCCCTATCTGCCGCGCTTCATGGCCGGCGGTCCCGGCAATCCGCTCGGCGCGCGGGCGATGTATCTCGGCACTAGCCAGTACCGCATTCACGGCACCAACGATCCCTCGACGATCGGGAAATTCGTCTCGTCCGGCTGCATCCGCCTGCTCAATGAGGACGTCATCGACCTGTTCAACCGTGTCGATGTCGGCACCAGGGTCGTGGTGCTGCCGAAGAACGCCCCGGTCATGGCGCGCGGCGGGGATTCCAGGACCGGCATCACGGCTCGTCCGGCCGCCGCGCATCCGCGCCCGGTCGCAATTGCTCCGTCGGGCCGCCAGGCGATGAACCTGACGCCGCAGCTCAACTGA
- a CDS encoding DUF808 domain-containing protein, with amino-acid sequence MSIGLIGLLDDVAGIAKVAAASLDDVASQAARAGAKAAGVVIDDTAVTPGYVIGFSPARELPMVGKIAAGSLRNKLLVLLPAALLLSYFVPWTITPLLMLGGAYLCYEGVEKVLEAIMPHSAHQHEAQLGTVALNAQSVEDEKVASAIKTDFILSAEIMAITLAALPAGSIWKQALVLALVGIGITVAVYGVVALIVKADDVGVGLARSDRASAVGRALGRGIVRSMPVLLKLLSVIGTAAMIWVGGGIILHGLEVYGPPAIEHAVKAAAEAAAHAVPPVAAILEWVVEAAISGVIGLLIGAASIPVVGFVIAPAWKWR; translated from the coding sequence ATGAGTATCGGGCTGATCGGCCTTCTCGACGATGTCGCTGGTATCGCGAAGGTAGCTGCAGCCTCCCTCGATGACGTCGCCAGCCAGGCCGCGAGGGCGGGCGCAAAGGCCGCAGGCGTCGTAATCGACGATACCGCGGTCACGCCCGGTTACGTGATCGGGTTCTCCCCGGCGCGCGAACTGCCGATGGTTGGCAAGATCGCGGCGGGATCGCTTCGCAACAAACTGTTGGTGCTGCTGCCAGCGGCTTTGCTCCTGAGCTACTTCGTTCCCTGGACGATTACGCCGCTCCTCATGCTGGGCGGAGCCTATCTCTGCTACGAAGGGGTGGAGAAAGTGCTAGAGGCTATCATGCCGCACAGCGCGCATCAGCATGAGGCCCAGCTCGGCACGGTTGCCTTGAACGCTCAGTCGGTGGAAGACGAGAAGGTCGCAAGCGCGATCAAGACCGACTTCATCCTCTCGGCCGAGATCATGGCGATTACCCTGGCGGCGCTCCCAGCGGGGAGCATTTGGAAGCAAGCGCTCGTGCTGGCGCTCGTCGGAATCGGAATTACCGTCGCCGTGTACGGCGTGGTCGCGCTGATCGTGAAGGCCGACGATGTCGGCGTGGGTCTGGCGCGGAGCGACCGCGCCTCGGCTGTTGGCCGCGCCCTCGGACGCGGCATTGTTCGCAGCATGCCCGTGCTGCTGAAACTCCTCAGCGTGATCGGCACCGCCGCCATGATCTGGGTGGGCGGCGGCATCATCCTGCATGGCCTCGAGGTCTACGGCCCGCCCGCGATCGAACACGCCGTCAAGGCGGCGGCGGAGGCCGCGGCGCACGCGGTGCCGCCCGTCGCCGCGATTCTCGAGTGGGTGGTTGAGGCCGCCATCTCCGGTGTCATCGGATTGCTGATCGGCGCTGCATCGATTCCGGTCGTCGGATTTGTCATCGCGCCGGCGTGGAAATGGCGCTGA
- a CDS encoding MFS transporter, whose product MQSAERPFPHRRGLIIVATLATAYVASHFFRASNVTIGLDLMRDLAIGPEALGALTGAFFFGFAAMQIPCGFFFDRFGPRYTVVGMLIVACIGGAMFTLAPSWPVLLTGRALMGAGCGVMLIGSMVVISRWFPPDRFSTLTALVLSIGLLGNLAATTPLAWASQAVGWRPVFGAVVVFTAFATVAIFLVVRDAPPGHPFLSRKAEPPGEMLNGLIEVLRNPHLKPILALNFCNYACTFTVQGLWGGAFLREVHGLSPIAAGNVLLCAVIAYQAGMLAFGPLDRRLDTRKWIAIGGTSAIILLLAILALFSHPPAWLPVGVIVAMGFFSASSTMVMTHGRGIFPDRLIGRGISTMNTSVMLGVACMQTLSGIIIGAFEPLANGARTEEAYRALFGTLTLVLIVAVAIYSRSQDVKPSEEMKAAGR is encoded by the coding sequence ATGCAGTCCGCCGAGCGGCCTTTCCCCCACCGCCGGGGCCTCATCATCGTTGCGACATTGGCGACCGCCTATGTCGCCAGCCATTTTTTCCGCGCCTCCAACGTCACCATCGGCCTCGACCTGATGCGCGATCTTGCGATCGGGCCGGAAGCGCTGGGGGCGCTGACCGGCGCGTTCTTCTTCGGCTTCGCCGCGATGCAGATCCCGTGCGGCTTCTTCTTCGACCGTTTCGGGCCGCGCTATACCGTGGTCGGCATGCTGATCGTCGCCTGCATCGGCGGCGCGATGTTCACGCTGGCGCCGAGCTGGCCTGTGCTACTCACCGGCCGCGCGCTGATGGGGGCCGGCTGCGGCGTGATGCTGATCGGCAGCATGGTGGTGATCTCGCGCTGGTTTCCGCCGGATCGTTTCTCCACGCTGACCGCGCTCGTGCTGTCGATCGGCCTGCTCGGCAACCTCGCCGCCACCACGCCGCTCGCCTGGGCATCGCAGGCGGTCGGCTGGCGTCCGGTATTCGGCGCCGTCGTCGTATTCACCGCGTTCGCTACGGTCGCGATCTTTCTGGTGGTGCGCGACGCGCCGCCCGGCCATCCCTTCCTGAGCCGAAAGGCGGAGCCGCCCGGCGAGATGCTCAACGGGCTGATCGAGGTGCTGCGCAATCCGCACCTGAAGCCGATCCTGGCGCTGAACTTCTGCAACTATGCCTGCACCTTCACCGTGCAGGGCCTGTGGGGCGGCGCGTTCCTGCGCGAGGTGCATGGCTTGAGCCCGATCGCGGCCGGTAATGTCCTGCTCTGCGCCGTGATCGCCTACCAGGCCGGCATGCTCGCCTTCGGCCCGCTCGACCGCCGGCTCGACACCCGCAAATGGATCGCGATTGGCGGCACCTCGGCGATCATTCTGCTGCTCGCGATTCTGGCGCTGTTCTCCCACCCGCCCGCTTGGCTACCGGTCGGCGTCATCGTCGCCATGGGCTTCTTCTCCGCCTCCAGCACCATGGTGATGACCCACGGCCGCGGCATCTTCCCCGACCGCCTGATCGGCCGCGGTATCTCGACCATGAACACCTCAGTGATGCTCGGCGTCGCCTGCATGCAGACGCTCTCCGGCATCATCATCGGCGCGTTCGAGCCGCTGGCGAACGGCGCGCGCACGGAGGAGGCCTATCGCGCACTGTTCGGCACGCTGACGCTGGTGCTGATCGTCGCGGTTGCGATCTACAGCCGCTCGCAGGATGTGAAGCCAAGCGAGGAGATGAAGGCGGCTGGGCGGTAG
- a CDS encoding CHASE domain-containing protein — MVRLGFIIGFIALIGVLLSGLAAYRVHEQELAIDGIALSRAIDVHASLAQDRLTERELLARVASGLFRSPSVVKANMLQPLRSAIYAFKTDFVSAFWIARLKPGDLAAAQAELKGAGFTNPTIRDFDDKPLDLRTINKPIDVLMDLEPRSPDTLGFPGRAYDRHSVIGPMLAQAAATGKPLASDPIPLLRQNGPIGLVLASPILLEGSSEPAGFVTFSYELAPLMLTDDDRSLFSVVLKDPDDANDEYVANDQGVVTLRAVRQGDPLPSVVRTVTFGGRDWSLGYYAKNNAAQRAQQTAIVVAAIGLALTGIVCGLFGYVAYNNLRLSREIQVRIGFERRLTAVIDELNHRVKNILAVIQSIVTRTLRHGSDMDVARELLIGRIHAMSNVVTLLSESQWQGVKLKGLFESRAIPHADRIVVNGPDIAVSARAAQSLSLLFFELASHSDEGLSLVGKHPHIVANWEVTGEEPDTIFHFRWEEFNTSAATRREDSDFGLILLDRVAPEALGGTAKRYFTDVSYVYELIAPMATVVDMTERDRTGEISAPVRPAR, encoded by the coding sequence GTGGTTCGGCTGGGCTTCATTATCGGCTTTATTGCCCTGATCGGAGTTTTGCTCTCCGGTCTCGCAGCCTATCGCGTCCACGAGCAGGAACTGGCGATCGACGGCATCGCGCTGTCGCGCGCCATCGACGTTCATGCCAGCCTGGCGCAGGACCGGCTGACCGAGCGCGAATTGCTCGCACGCGTTGCATCCGGTTTGTTTCGTTCACCTTCGGTAGTGAAGGCCAACATGCTGCAGCCGCTGCGCTCGGCGATCTATGCCTTCAAGACCGATTTCGTGAGCGCATTCTGGATCGCGCGGCTCAAGCCGGGCGATCTGGCGGCGGCGCAGGCGGAGCTGAAGGGGGCCGGCTTCACCAATCCGACGATCAGGGATTTCGACGACAAGCCGCTGGATCTACGGACCATCAACAAGCCGATCGACGTGCTGATGGATCTTGAGCCGCGCAGTCCGGACACGCTCGGTTTTCCCGGCCGCGCCTACGACCGGCACTCGGTGATCGGGCCGATGCTGGCGCAGGCGGCGGCAACCGGCAAGCCGCTGGCCTCGGACCCGATCCCGCTGTTGCGCCAGAACGGGCCGATCGGTCTCGTGCTGGCGTCTCCGATTCTGCTGGAGGGCAGTTCGGAGCCGGCCGGCTTCGTCACCTTTTCCTACGAGCTGGCGCCGCTGATGCTGACCGATGACGACCGCTCGTTGTTCTCGGTGGTGTTGAAGGACCCTGATGACGCCAACGACGAATATGTCGCCAACGACCAGGGCGTCGTCACGCTGCGGGCGGTGAGGCAGGGCGATCCGCTGCCGTCGGTGGTGCGGACGGTAACGTTCGGCGGCCGCGACTGGTCGCTCGGCTATTACGCCAAGAACAACGCCGCGCAGCGTGCGCAGCAGACCGCGATCGTCGTCGCGGCCATTGGGCTGGCGCTCACCGGAATCGTTTGCGGCCTGTTCGGCTACGTCGCCTACAACAATCTGCGGCTCAGCCGCGAGATCCAGGTGCGGATCGGCTTCGAGCGGCGCTTGACCGCCGTCATCGACGAGCTCAACCACCGGGTCAAGAACATCCTGGCCGTGATCCAGTCGATCGTGACGCGCACGCTGCGTCACGGCTCCGACATGGATGTAGCACGCGAGCTGTTGATCGGCCGCATTCACGCGATGTCGAACGTGGTGACGCTGCTCAGCGAAAGCCAGTGGCAGGGCGTCAAGCTCAAGGGCCTGTTCGAGTCGCGCGCGATCCCGCATGCCGACCGCATCGTCGTCAACGGCCCAGATATCGCCGTCAGCGCGCGCGCCGCGCAGTCGCTCTCGCTGTTGTTCTTCGAGCTGGCCTCGCACTCCGACGAGGGCCTGTCGCTGGTCGGCAAGCATCCGCATATCGTCGCGAACTGGGAAGTGACCGGCGAGGAGCCCGACACGATCTTTCATTTCCGCTGGGAAGAGTTCAACACCAGCGCGGCGACACGGCGCGAAGACTCGGATTTCGGCCTCATCCTGCTCGACCGCGTCGCCCCCGAAGCGCTCGGCGGCACCGCAAAGCGCTACTTCACCGATGTCAGCTATGTCTACGAACTCATCGCGCCGATGGCCACGGTGGTCGACATGACCGAGCGCGACCGCACGGGCGAGATTTCCGCGCCGGTACGGCCCGCGCGGTAG
- the ureG gene encoding urease accessory protein UreG — protein MATSHGPLRIGVGGPVGSGKTALMDLLCKSMREHYDIAAITNDIYTKWDAEFLVRSGSLTPDRIAGVETGGCPHTAIREDASMNLAAVADMRAKFPDLDLVLIESGGDNLAATFSPELADLTIYVIDVAAGDKIPSKGGPGITRSDLLVINKIDLAPYVGASLEKMEVDAKRMRGERPFVMTNLKKSEGLDRIIGFIETKGGLRPAAKAK, from the coding sequence ATGGCAACCTCTCACGGCCCGCTTCGGATCGGCGTCGGCGGTCCTGTCGGCTCCGGCAAGACTGCGCTGATGGACCTGCTCTGCAAGTCGATGCGCGAGCACTACGACATCGCCGCCATCACCAACGACATCTACACCAAATGGGACGCCGAATTCCTGGTGCGCTCGGGCTCGCTGACACCGGACCGCATCGCCGGCGTCGAGACCGGCGGCTGCCCCCACACCGCGATCCGCGAGGACGCCTCGATGAATCTCGCGGCGGTCGCCGACATGCGCGCGAAATTTCCCGATCTCGATCTGGTGCTGATCGAATCCGGCGGCGACAATCTTGCGGCGACGTTTTCTCCCGAACTCGCCGATCTCACGATCTACGTGATCGACGTTGCCGCCGGCGACAAGATTCCCTCCAAGGGCGGTCCCGGCATCACCCGATCGGACCTGCTCGTCATCAACAAGATCGACCTGGCGCCTTATGTCGGCGCGTCGCTGGAGAAGATGGAGGTGGACGCCAAGCGGATGCGCGGCGAGCGGCCGTTCGTGATGACCAATTTGAAGAAGAGCGAGGGGCTCGATCGCATCATCGGCTTCATCGAGACCAAGGGCGGCCTGCGCCCGGCAGCGAAGGCCAAGTAG
- a CDS encoding LabA-like NYN domain-containing protein produces MMPSDRIALFIDGANLYATARTLGFDIDYRRLLKEFQSRGALLRAFYYTTVIEDQEYTSIRPLIDWLDYNGYTVVTKLTKEFTDASGRRKVKGSMHIELAVNAMELAERIDRMFLFSGDGDFRPLLEAVQRRGVHVTVVSTLTSQPPMVADELRRQADAFLDLAELRATIGRDPSERPPARDIRQQVPPFATRGAINGGGIAG; encoded by the coding sequence ATGATGCCGTCCGACAGAATTGCGCTCTTTATCGATGGCGCCAATCTATACGCGACCGCCAGGACACTCGGATTCGATATCGACTACCGGCGTCTGCTTAAGGAGTTCCAGAGCCGTGGCGCGTTATTGCGCGCGTTCTACTACACGACCGTTATCGAGGATCAGGAATATACATCGATCCGTCCCCTCATCGATTGGCTCGATTATAACGGCTACACCGTCGTCACCAAGCTCACCAAGGAATTTACTGACGCCAGCGGTCGCCGCAAGGTGAAGGGCAGCATGCATATCGAGCTTGCCGTCAATGCGATGGAACTCGCCGAGCGTATCGACAGGATGTTTCTGTTCTCCGGCGATGGGGATTTTCGCCCGCTGCTGGAGGCGGTGCAGCGCCGCGGCGTGCACGTTACTGTTGTCTCGACCCTGACCAGCCAGCCTCCGATGGTGGCTGACGAACTGCGGCGGCAGGCCGACGCTTTTCTCGACCTTGCGGAATTGAGGGCAACGATCGGGCGCGATCCGTCCGAGCGGCCGCCGGCACGCGACATCCGCCAGCAAGTGCCGCCGTTCGCGACGCGCGGAGCGATCAATGGCGGTGGCATTGCGGGATGA
- a CDS encoding DUF883 family protein — translation MSDATMKNLTDKATYERLQKDVTAVKNDIAALTEQITDALSSFAGTAGKQARHGYRQARANAEQVVDDVSERGSAMMDAAQDAASSIEETLEDAITQRPLATVAVALGIGFLIGVAWRR, via the coding sequence ATGTCTGACGCCACAATGAAGAATTTGACGGACAAAGCGACCTACGAGCGCCTGCAGAAGGACGTGACCGCTGTGAAAAACGATATCGCAGCCCTGACCGAGCAGATCACCGACGCGCTGAGCAGTTTTGCCGGCACCGCCGGCAAGCAGGCGCGGCATGGCTACAGGCAGGCGCGCGCCAATGCAGAACAGGTGGTCGACGACGTGTCGGAGCGCGGCAGCGCGATGATGGACGCCGCCCAGGACGCCGCCTCTTCGATCGAGGAGACGCTGGAAGACGCCATCACGCAGCGTCCGCTGGCAACCGTCGCCGTGGCGCTGGGGATCGGCTTTCTGATCGGTGTGGCGTGGCGTAGGTAG